A genomic region of Yoonia rosea contains the following coding sequences:
- a CDS encoding DUF2062 domain-containing protein, translating to MFKRRDRRAIWQIVLDFFYPRGGWTRAFEYVKHRVRRLPDTPQKISRGIWAGVFVCFTPLFGLHFVFAAIIARAMRGNIFAALMATFFGNPLTFPPIGFLSISLGSWLLGLPPGRNDHLGQKFADASYDLWNNVIAVFTPDPINWRGLQVFYDDVFFPYLVGGILPGLITATIAYYLAVPVIGAYQTRRKKALLAKLDQLKKKTSPEQGSGQ from the coding sequence GTGTTCAAACGTAGGGATAGACGGGCGATCTGGCAGATCGTGCTGGATTTCTTCTATCCTCGTGGTGGTTGGACCCGTGCCTTTGAGTACGTCAAACATCGTGTCCGCCGCTTGCCGGATACCCCGCAGAAAATCAGCCGTGGTATCTGGGCCGGTGTGTTTGTGTGCTTTACGCCGCTCTTCGGTCTGCACTTTGTCTTTGCCGCGATTATCGCACGGGCAATGCGCGGCAATATCTTTGCGGCCCTGATGGCGACGTTTTTTGGCAACCCGCTGACTTTTCCGCCCATTGGGTTCTTGTCGATCAGTCTGGGCTCATGGCTTTTGGGGCTGCCACCCGGCCGCAATGACCATCTTGGTCAGAAATTTGCCGATGCGAGCTATGATCTTTGGAACAACGTCATCGCGGTCTTTACGCCTGACCCGATCAACTGGCGCGGTCTGCAGGTCTTTTATGACGATGTTTTCTTTCCCTATCTGGTGGGTGGGATTTTGCCGGGGCTGATCACCGCGACGATCGCCTATTACCTCGCTGTTCCGGTGATTGGTGCCTATCAGACCCGCCGTAAGAAAGCGCTGCTGGCGAAGCTTGACCAGTTGAAGAAAAAGACATCACCTGAACAGGGATCCGGCCAATAG
- a CDS encoding pyridoxine 5'-phosphate synthase codes for MTNTLRLGVNIDHVATVRNARGGAAPDPVRAAIMAEAAGADGITAHLREDRRHITDSDIEGLMAALNGPLNFEMAATAEMQAIALRHKPHAVCIVPEKREERTTEGGLEVAREENALAHYIAPIRDAGCRVSIFIAADKRQIEAAHRIGAEVIELHTGAYCDAHAEGRFDVRDDELRKLTDMAAFAHDLGLEVHAGHGLTYDCVSPIAALPQVMELNIGHFIIGEAIFRGLGPAIAEMRRIMDEARA; via the coding sequence ATGACAAATACTTTGCGCCTTGGAGTGAATATTGACCACGTCGCCACCGTTCGCAACGCGCGTGGCGGTGCCGCCCCCGATCCTGTGCGCGCAGCGATCATGGCGGAAGCGGCTGGGGCAGACGGGATCACCGCACATTTGCGCGAGGACCGTCGCCACATCACGGACTCCGATATCGAAGGCTTGATGGCCGCTCTTAACGGGCCGCTGAATTTCGAAATGGCCGCCACAGCAGAAATGCAGGCGATTGCCTTGCGCCATAAACCCCATGCTGTCTGCATTGTGCCTGAGAAGCGTGAAGAGCGCACAACCGAAGGCGGGCTGGAGGTCGCCCGTGAGGAAAACGCGCTGGCCCATTATATCGCCCCGATACGCGACGCCGGATGCCGTGTGTCGATCTTTATCGCCGCCGACAAGCGCCAGATCGAAGCGGCACACCGGATTGGTGCCGAAGTGATCGAACTGCATACCGGTGCTTATTGTGATGCCCACGCCGAAGGTCGCTTTGATGTGCGCGATGATGAGCTGCGCAAGCTGACGGATATGGCCGCTTTCGCCCATGATCTGGGGCTTGAGGTCCACGCAGGCCACGGTCTGACGTATGACTGCGTCAGCCCAATCGCTGCCTTGCCGCAGGTGATGGAACTGAACATCGGGCATTTCATTATCGGTGAAGCAATCTTTCGCGGCCTTGGCCCTGCCATCGCCGAGATGCGCCGGATCATGGATGAGGCGCGGGCGTGA
- a CDS encoding deaminase — MTITEVEQDAMRAVTDHACALHAAGRDIVFTAAVVLDGQVIATARNEVGDSDDPSRHAEVVAIAQAAKAAGDRDLSGATLLASCQPCEMCLATMRWAGIERVIFAAQKANIADTYFRFPGLEISDFHAACDGGFDYLGGVQEDRVAHIYAAKADG; from the coding sequence ATGACCATCACTGAAGTGGAACAGGACGCGATGCGGGCTGTGACGGATCATGCCTGCGCACTGCATGCGGCGGGCCGCGACATCGTTTTTACTGCCGCCGTCGTTCTGGACGGCCAAGTTATCGCAACAGCCCGCAACGAAGTGGGCGACAGTGACGACCCCAGCCGGCATGCCGAGGTTGTGGCGATTGCCCAGGCCGCCAAAGCCGCCGGTGATCGGGATTTGTCGGGGGCAACGCTTCTTGCATCCTGCCAGCCCTGCGAAATGTGTCTTGCTACAATGCGCTGGGCCGGTATCGAACGTGTGATTTTCGCAGCGCAGAAGGCCAATATTGCCGATACCTATTTCCGGTTTCCGGGGCTTGAGATTTCGGATTTTCATGCGGCTTGTGACGGGGGTTTCGACTATCTGGGCGGTGTGCAGGAAGACCGCGTTGCGCATATCTATGCGGCGAAGGCTGACGGATGA
- a CDS encoding Dabb family protein has protein sequence MIHHIVMLDLHASHDHEERAAIMQGLDALRFDLEGFERFAHGPNRDFEKLSPDCSYVFTCSFADEAGLQRYLADQKHQALGRRLIAICNGGLSGLCVVDMEEVQ, from the coding sequence ATGATCCATCATATTGTTATGCTTGATCTACACGCCAGCCATGATCACGAGGAACGCGCCGCGATCATGCAAGGGCTTGATGCGCTCCGGTTTGATCTGGAGGGTTTTGAGCGCTTCGCACATGGCCCGAACCGTGACTTTGAGAAACTGTCGCCGGATTGCAGCTATGTTTTCACCTGCAGCTTCGCGGATGAAGCCGGTTTGCAGCGCTATTTGGCTGACCAGAAACATCAGGCACTTGGCAGACGTCTGATTGCAATTTGCAACGGGGGTCTTTCAGGCCTGTGCGTCGTGGACATGGAGGAGGTGCAATGA
- the acpS gene encoding holo-ACP synthase: MILGIGTDLANIERIARTLDRFGDRFRDRVFTEVEQHKAERRKDVAGTYAKRWAAKEACSKALGTGLRMGISWKDMAVSNLRTGQPVMDVTGWAKERLDQMTPEGHEAIIHVTLTDDHPWAQAFVVIEARPIA; this comes from the coding sequence ATGATCCTCGGGATCGGTACGGATTTGGCCAACATTGAAAGGATCGCTCGAACGCTGGATCGCTTTGGCGACCGTTTCCGCGACCGCGTGTTCACTGAGGTCGAACAACACAAAGCCGAGCGCCGCAAGGATGTCGCTGGCACCTACGCTAAGCGCTGGGCGGCGAAAGAAGCGTGTTCGAAGGCTTTGGGCACGGGATTGCGCATGGGCATTTCCTGGAAGGACATGGCGGTGTCCAATCTGCGGACGGGCCAGCCGGTCATGGATGTCACTGGCTGGGCCAAAGAGCGTCTCGACCAGATGACCCCGGAAGGCCATGAGGCCATCATTCACGTGACACTGACCGATGATCACCCTTGGGCTCAGGCCTTTGTCGTGATCGAGGCGCGCCCCATCGCTTGA
- the lepB gene encoding signal peptidase I, translating to MAEKTGFIAWLIDTVKTVFWALVIAGIFRTLFFQPFWIPSGSMKDTLLIGDFLFVNKMAYGYSYASCPSIRIQGLGIDIGADDFCGFIEDREDRIFGADPERGDIVVFRHPVDGRDFIKRLIGLPGDRIQMINGVLQINDVPVQVEPAGVFTEIMAPQGPLGLRPQCANGPVGSGAVCEKNRAIETLPNGVSHAILDIGRRPTDNTGVFTVPEGQFFFMGDNRDNSTDSRVSPAANGVGFVARKDIVGRADRVMFSSAGRSMFAFWTWRSDRFFKALD from the coding sequence ATGGCCGAAAAAACAGGATTTATCGCCTGGCTAATTGATACAGTGAAAACCGTATTTTGGGCACTGGTCATTGCCGGCATTTTTCGCACCCTCTTTTTTCAGCCGTTCTGGATTCCCTCGGGATCAATGAAGGACACGCTGCTGATTGGTGACTTCCTTTTCGTCAACAAGATGGCTTATGGCTATTCCTATGCATCCTGTCCTTCGATCCGCATTCAGGGGCTGGGCATTGATATTGGTGCGGATGATTTCTGCGGGTTTATCGAGGACCGTGAAGATCGTATATTCGGCGCGGACCCCGAGCGGGGAGACATCGTGGTCTTTCGTCACCCTGTCGACGGCCGTGATTTCATCAAGCGCCTGATCGGTCTGCCGGGCGACCGTATCCAGATGATCAACGGTGTGCTGCAGATCAATGATGTTCCGGTTCAGGTTGAACCAGCAGGTGTATTTACCGAAATTATGGCACCTCAGGGCCCGCTGGGTTTGCGCCCGCAGTGTGCGAACGGTCCGGTCGGTTCCGGCGCTGTATGTGAAAAGAACCGCGCAATCGAGACGCTGCCAAATGGCGTCAGCCACGCGATTTTGGACATTGGACGGCGTCCGACGGACAACACTGGCGTCTTTACGGTGCCAGAGGGGCAATTCTTTTTCATGGGCGACAACCGCGACAATTCAACCGATAGCCGCGTGTCTCCGGCGGCAAACGGTGTAGGGTTTGTCGCGCGTAAGGATATCGTGGGGCGCGCTGATCGCGTCATGTTCTCTTCCGCGGGACGTTCGATGTTCGCATTCTGGACATGGCGTTCTGACCGTTTCTTCAAGGCTCTCGATTGA
- the rnc gene encoding ribonuclease III, with product MKLSAELSAFSKRLGYSFQTPELLIRAVTHSSIVSPHRDDNQRLEFLGDRVLGLVMAEALLAADPSAPEGLLAPRYNALVRREACADVARQIDLGAVLKLGRSEMKSGGRRKEALLADAMEAVIAAIYQDGGFDAARAAILKLWGARINNVADDARDAKTALQEWAQARGEVPPQYIEVARTGPDHQPVFTIEVRLASGPSEQATAGSKRHAEQAAASALLKKVDQ from the coding sequence TTGAAGCTCTCAGCCGAACTTTCTGCCTTTTCGAAAAGGCTAGGGTACAGTTTTCAGACGCCCGAGTTACTGATCCGTGCGGTGACCCATTCTTCCATCGTCAGCCCGCATCGGGATGACAACCAGCGGCTCGAGTTCTTGGGCGACCGTGTCTTGGGGCTTGTGATGGCCGAGGCACTGCTTGCGGCTGACCCTTCTGCGCCCGAAGGCCTGCTCGCGCCGCGCTATAATGCGTTGGTACGCCGCGAAGCCTGCGCCGATGTGGCGCGCCAGATTGATCTGGGGGCGGTGCTGAAACTGGGGCGCTCTGAAATGAAATCGGGCGGTCGCCGGAAAGAGGCGCTGCTTGCCGATGCGATGGAAGCCGTCATCGCAGCAATTTATCAGGACGGCGGATTTGATGCCGCACGTGCCGCTATTCTGAAGCTGTGGGGCGCGCGGATCAACAACGTTGCAGACGATGCGCGTGATGCAAAAACCGCCCTGCAGGAATGGGCGCAGGCCCGCGGCGAGGTTCCACCGCAGTACATCGAAGTGGCGCGCACTGGACCTGACCACCAGCCTGTGTTTACCATTGAGGTGCGCTTGGCGTCTGGCCCGTCCGAGCAGGCCACAGCCGGATCAAAACGCCATGCTGAACAAGCGGCGGCAAGCGCTCTTTTAAAGAAAGTCGATCAATGA
- the era gene encoding GTPase Era translates to MTDAPTKAGFVALIGEPNAGKSTLLNRMVGAKVSIVTHKVQTTRARIRGVAMAENAQLIFIDTPGLFKPRRRLDRAMVAAAWGGAADADVVVLMIEAHRGVTSGVKAILETLSERSGKSPVALAINKIDKVKSEVLLALTKEMNEAFPFAETFMISAERGHGCNALRDWLVTQVPEGPYLYPEDQIADLPMRMIAAEMTREKLTLRLHQELPYELTVETENWEERPDGSARIDQLIYVARDGHKGIVLGKGGETVKAISQAARIELEEFLGRRVHLFVKVKVRPNWLEDAERYSEMGLDFKDGNA, encoded by the coding sequence ATGACGGACGCCCCAACCAAAGCCGGATTTGTCGCCCTGATCGGCGAACCCAATGCCGGAAAGTCGACGCTTTTGAACCGCATGGTCGGCGCGAAAGTGTCCATCGTGACCCATAAGGTGCAAACGACCCGTGCGCGTATTCGCGGTGTGGCGATGGCGGAGAACGCACAGTTGATCTTCATTGATACACCCGGCTTGTTCAAACCGCGCCGCCGCCTTGATCGGGCGATGGTGGCGGCCGCTTGGGGCGGTGCTGCCGATGCCGATGTTGTGGTCTTGATGATCGAGGCGCATCGCGGCGTCACCTCTGGTGTGAAGGCAATTCTGGAAACCTTGTCTGAGCGGTCAGGTAAATCGCCAGTCGCCCTCGCGATCAACAAAATCGACAAAGTGAAATCCGAAGTGTTGCTTGCGCTGACCAAAGAGATGAATGAGGCGTTTCCTTTCGCTGAGACTTTTATGATCTCGGCCGAGCGGGGCCATGGATGTAACGCGCTGCGCGACTGGCTGGTTACACAGGTGCCCGAGGGCCCGTATCTTTACCCCGAAGACCAGATTGCCGATCTGCCAATGCGCATGATCGCCGCCGAGATGACCCGTGAAAAGCTCACTTTGCGTTTGCATCAGGAGCTGCCATACGAGCTGACGGTTGAAACCGAAAACTGGGAAGAACGCCCGGATGGATCGGCCCGTATCGACCAGCTGATTTATGTCGCGCGCGACGGGCATAAAGGCATTGTGCTGGGCAAAGGCGGCGAGACCGTCAAGGCAATCAGTCAGGCTGCGCGGATAGAGCTTGAAGAGTTCCTTGGTCGCCGTGTGCATTTGTTCGTGAAGGTCAAGGTTCGCCCCAACTGGTTGGAAGATGCCGAGCGGTATTCCGAGATGGGGCTTGATTTCAAAGACGGCAACGCTTGA
- a CDS encoding DUF1491 family protein translates to MKLTADIWVSAYLTRLRLTEIPAFVVQRGDSTAGAVLVKLNTLDGKACCYQRSFDLMTGERKWMVLVAGDEAEVDASIVKQRGFDPDLWVIEVEDRQGRHLLDEPGLD, encoded by the coding sequence TTGAAGCTGACTGCGGATATCTGGGTTTCGGCGTATCTGACGCGGTTGCGCCTGACTGAGATACCCGCCTTTGTGGTTCAGCGCGGGGACAGCACCGCAGGTGCCGTGTTGGTCAAGCTGAATACGCTGGATGGTAAGGCGTGCTGTTATCAGCGCAGCTTTGATCTGATGACCGGCGAACGCAAATGGATGGTTCTGGTCGCGGGCGACGAGGCCGAAGTTGATGCCTCGATCGTCAAGCAGCGTGGCTTTGATCCTGATCTGTGGGTGATCGAGGTTGAAGACCGCCAGGGACGTCACCTGCTGGATGAACCGGGGTTAGACTGA
- the recO gene encoding DNA repair protein RecO, which produces MIEWRDEAALLSSRPFGETAVIIEVFSAAHGRHAGVVRGGSSRKLAPILQPGAQVAVAWRARLDSHLGSFTVEPIRSRAAAAMGDRLALAGLNAVCSLLSMVLPEREAHGPLYDRTIGLLDLLGQSEVWPLAYLRWEQALLEEMGFGLDLSACAVRGVNEDLVYVSPKSGRAVSREAAGEWADRMLPLPPVLAGKGDASNSEIARALGTTGYFIEHRLIKSLGDHPMPGARARLVDAIMRA; this is translated from the coding sequence ATGATCGAATGGCGAGATGAAGCCGCACTTCTGTCGTCGCGCCCCTTTGGTGAGACTGCTGTGATCATCGAGGTGTTCAGCGCGGCACATGGCCGTCATGCAGGTGTCGTGAGGGGTGGGAGCAGTCGCAAGCTGGCACCAATCCTGCAACCGGGTGCGCAAGTTGCAGTGGCCTGGAGGGCGCGGCTGGATAGCCATCTTGGGAGCTTTACGGTTGAGCCCATCCGAAGCCGTGCAGCGGCAGCGATGGGTGACAGGCTCGCCCTGGCGGGGCTGAATGCGGTGTGTAGCCTCTTGAGCATGGTTCTGCCGGAACGCGAGGCGCATGGCCCGCTCTATGACCGTACGATCGGGCTACTTGACCTTTTAGGGCAGTCCGAGGTTTGGCCACTGGCCTATCTGCGTTGGGAACAGGCGCTTTTGGAGGAAATGGGATTCGGGCTCGACCTTTCGGCCTGTGCCGTGCGCGGCGTGAACGAAGACCTCGTCTATGTGTCTCCGAAATCGGGCCGTGCTGTCAGTCGCGAGGCAGCAGGTGAATGGGCCGACCGCATGCTGCCCTTGCCGCCTGTACTGGCAGGCAAGGGAGATGCGTCTAACAGCGAGATCGCCAGAGCGCTGGGGACCACAGGCTATTTCATCGAACATCGCTTGATCAAAAGCTTGGGTGATCACCCTATGCCGGGCGCGCGCGCGCGGCTAGTTGATGCGATCATGCGGGCCTAG